The window AGGTTTCATCACCAATACGTTTAACCGCAACCCCTTCTGCAAATAAACCGACACGCGGTAAATCAACAGGATGACCTGCTGCTAATGCAGCTTTCAAACAGGCGGCATCTTCCGCTTCAACGCCAATGATTTTAATTTCTGGCATCAATTGTTTGATGATAACCGCCACCCCCGCGATTAAGCCCCCTCCCCCCACGGGGATAAAAATACGGTCTAAATGTACGTCTTGCTGTAATAACTCCAACGCAATTGTTGCTTGCCCAGCAATGACAGATGGATGGTCAAAAGGGGGAACAAAGGTATAACCCTCTTCTTCGGCCATGGCGATCGCTTTCGCCTTTGCCTCATCAAAATTCGCACCATGTAAAATGGCTTCGCCCCCAAAACTACGAACGGCATCCACTTTGATATCTGCGGTTGCCACTGGCATGACAATTTTGGCTTTAACACCAACACGGCTTGCCGACAGGGCTACACCTTGCGCATGGTTTCCTGCCGACGCAGTGACAACCCCTTTAGCTTTTTGCTCTTCCGTTAAACTGGCGATCATGGCATAAGCCCCCCGCAACTTAAAGCTGTGTACGGGCTGCCTATCTTCGCGTTTAACTAAAATCGTATTACCTAAACGTGCAGAAATTTTATCCATTTGTTGAAGCGGCGTAACTTGAGCCGCTTCATAGACCGGCGCACTGAGCGCCGCCTTTAAATAATCAGCACTTGTCGGTACTGCGGGTAATGGTTTTGCCGCTGCCACATCATCCCCCTAATTTAGACTTATCGCGTACAGCGCCTTTGTCTGCACTGGTTGCTAAGGAAGCATAGGCACGCAAAGCAAAAGAGACGTCGCGCTGGCGATCACGTGGTGTGAAAGCTTTATCACCACGTGCTAATTCAGCTTCGCGGCGTTGATTAAGTTCACTTTCACTGACATCCAATACCATGGTTCTTTTGGGAATATTGATATCAATCATGTCGCCATCTTGAACCAGCGCTAATAAACCGCCACTTGCCGCTTCTGGCGAAATATGGCCAATTGACAAGCCTGAGCTACCGCCCGAGAAACGGCCATCAGTAATAAGTGCGCAACTTTTGCCGAGGCCCATCGATTTTAGGTAGGACGTTGGGTATAGCATTTCCTGCATTCCCGGCCCACCTTTTGGCCCTTCATAGCGGATCACAACTACATCACCTTCCACGACTTTTCCACCTAAGATTGATTCAACGGCTTCATCTTGGCTTTCAAATACTTTTGCAGGGCCACGGAAAGTTAAGCTGCCCTCATCAACCCCTGCTGTTTTGACGATACAGCCATCTTCTGCAATATTTCCAAAAAGTACCGCCAGACCCCCGTCCAAACTATAAGCATTTTCAATATTACGAATACAGCCATTTTCACGATCAGTATCCAGTGAAGGCCAACGGCAATTTTGTGAAAATGCTTTCGTGGTGCGGATGCCCGCAGGTCCTGCGGAAAACATGGATTTCACACCCTCATCTTTCGTCAACATAACATCATATTGCGCCAATGTTTCTTGGAGAGTGAGACCTAAAATATTAGTGACATTTTCTTGCAATAAACCAGCTCGGCTCAGTTCACCTAAAATACCAATCACACCACCCGCACGGTGAACATCTTCCATATGGTATTTCTGTGTACTTGGTGCCACTTTGCATAAGTGAGGCACTTTGCGAGACAAACGGTCGATATCTTCCATCGTAAAATCAACATCGGCTTCTTGTGCTGCAGCCAGCAAATGGAGAACCGTATTTGTAGAGCCCCCCATAGCAATATCAAGCGTCATAGCATTTTCAAATGCCGCTTTATTGGCAATATTGCGAGGTAGCGCGCTTTCATCGTCTTTTTCATAATAGCGCTTTGTTAACTCAACAATGCGTTTACCCGCATTGATAAACAAGGTTTCACGATCTGCGTGAGTGGCTAATAACGAACCATTACCTGGCTGAGATAAACCTAGTGCTTCGGTTAAGCAGTTCATGGAGTTTGCAGTAAACATACCTGAA of the Providencia rettgeri genome contains:
- the ilvD gene encoding dihydroxy-acid dehydratase produces the protein MPKYRSATTTHGRNMAGARALWRATGMTDADFGKPIIAVVNSFTQFVPGHVHLRDLGKLVAEQIENAGGVAKEFNTIAVDDGIAMGHGGMLYSLPSRELIADSVEYMVNAHCADAMVCISNCDKITPGMLMASLRLNIPVIFVSGGPMEAGKTKLSDQIIKLDLVDAMIQGANPNVSDADSEQIERSACPTCGSCSGMFTANSMNCLTEALGLSQPGNGSLLATHADRETLFINAGKRIVELTKRYYEKDDESALPRNIANKAAFENAMTLDIAMGGSTNTVLHLLAAAQEADVDFTMEDIDRLSRKVPHLCKVAPSTQKYHMEDVHRAGGVIGILGELSRAGLLQENVTNILGLTLQETLAQYDVMLTKDEGVKSMFSAGPAGIRTTKAFSQNCRWPSLDTDRENGCIRNIENAYSLDGGLAVLFGNIAEDGCIVKTAGVDEGSLTFRGPAKVFESQDEAVESILGGKVVEGDVVVIRYEGPKGGPGMQEMLYPTSYLKSMGLGKSCALITDGRFSGGSSGLSIGHISPEAASGGLLALVQDGDMIDINIPKRTMVLDVSESELNQRREAELARGDKAFTPRDRQRDVSFALRAYASLATSADKGAVRDKSKLGG